The following proteins are encoded in a genomic region of Glycine soja cultivar W05 chromosome 17, ASM419377v2, whole genome shotgun sequence:
- the LOC114392470 gene encoding uncharacterized protein LOC114392470 isoform X2, with the protein MDLKVKAATSLNSNAKKKANLFAEKKERIRLPTYNDDLGGKKYHISEFLSQPSGIAAVLNTKALQSFESLDANTYRCELPKLQFLNFEAAPLLDLRVTSTDEDCLVEMLSCKFEGSEVVKEQNDHFSAFMRNQMTWGGAGAESFLEVDVKLNLTLEIYTQPFTMMPTSAVEGPGNIMMQALVDKLVPLLLQQMLQDYDEWVRKQSYSLKSF; encoded by the exons atgGATCTCAAGGTGAAGGCAGCAACTTCCTTGAATTCAAATGCCAAAAAGAAGGCAAATTTGTTTGctgaaaaaaaggagagaatccGGCTGCCAACATATAATGATGATCTTGGAGGCAAGAAATATCACATCAGTGAATTTCTGAGCCAACCTAGCGGAATTGCAGCCGTGTTGAATACGAAGGCCTTGCAATCATTTGAATCTCTTGATGCTAACACATACAG GTGTGAACTGCCtaaacttcaatttttaaactttgaagctGCGCCATTGTTGGATCTGCGGGTTACCTCAACAGATGAAGATTGCTTGGTTGAGATGCTTTCTTGTAAG TTTGAGGGTTCAGAAGTTGTGAAAGAGCAAAACGACCACTTTTCAG CATTCATGAGAAACCAAATGACTTGGGGTGGTGCTGGTGCTGAATCATTTTTAGAAGTTGATGTTAAGTTGAATCTCACACTTGAG ATCTACACACAACCATTTACCATGATGCCTACTTCAGCCGTTGAGGGTCCTGGAAATAT AATGATGCAAGCTTTGGTGGACAAGCTGGTGCCACTGCTACTTCAGCAGATGCTGCAAGATTATGATGAATGGGTTAGAAAGCAATCATATTCCTTAAAGTCATTCTAG